The Microbulbifer sp. YPW1 genome contains the following window.
AGGCTGCGTCGGAGTTTGTACTTCGCCGATTTTTAGTCGTTCTGATCGCTCTTTGAGTTTCTTCGCTTGTGTAATAAAAATACGGCGACCGCGCTGACCGAAAGTGCCATAAGAATCCAAAGCATATGGTGCATTTCGTGCACCACACCTTCGGGCGCATGACCTTCGTGGGCGTAAGCGAATACGCCGATGGTCATGGAGATTGCTGTGAACAGCGTCAGATACAGTGTTTTTATTTTCATATTTTCCTCTACTTCTTGTGCTCAATACTTGAATTGGCTTATGCGATAGCAGGAATGCTTTTTTCTTCCAGCATTCCTTCGCGCACGATAAATTCAATAATATCCTTCAACCCTTTCTGCGCTTTCAGGTTGGAGAAAACAAACGGACGCTCGCCGCGCATTTTTTTGGCGTCGCGGTCCATCACTTCCAGGGACGCGCCCACCAGTGGCGCCAGGTCAATCTTGTTGATGATCAGCAGGTCGGAGCGGGTAATACCCGGGCCGCCCTTCCTCGGAATCTTGTCACCGGCGGATACGTCGATCACATAGATGGTGAGATCGGAGAGTTCCGGGCTGAAGGTGGCGCTGAGGTTGTCGCCACCACTTTCCACAAACACGACGTCGAGCGCGCCGTGACGGGCTATCAGTTCGTCGATGGCGGCGAGGTTCATGGAGGCGTCTTCGCGGATGGCGGTGTGGGGGCAGCCGCCGGTTTCCACACCGATGATGCGGTCTGCACTCAGGGCTTCGTGGTTGGTGAGAAACTTGGCATCTTCCTGTGTGTAGATGTCGTTGGTGACAACCGCGATGTCGTAGTGCTCGCGAAGTGCGCTGCATAGTTCGCGCAACAGGGCGGTTTTACCGGACCCTACTGGGCCGCCGACGCCGACGCGCAGTGTCTGTTTTTTACCGGTTTGCATGGTGGATAACTCCCGATATTTATTGAACTCTGTAATTGCGTATTTTAATTTTGTTCGCCGCTTTTGTTTTCGTCAGGACCGGAACAGGCGTGTGTACTGATGTTCGTGGCGGGCGCTGGCGATCGCCAGTGCGGGCAGTCCGGCGCCAATTTCACAATCCTCCAGCCGCTGCGCACGCTTGATCGCGGCCGGGACCTGTTGCTGGATATCACCGATCAGTTGCTGCGCCTGGGTCTGGCCGAGGGGCACCAGCTTGGTGGCGGCGGCGACCTGGTTTTCCAGCCAGGACCACACCAGCCCGAGCAGGGCGGTGTCTTCGCCAAGCTCCCAGTGATGGGCGGCGATGGCAAATGCTGCGGTAAAGCTGACATCGCCGCTGTGCAGCTTGCTTTCTACTTGTAGCTGATTCAGCAGTCGTATCAAGGCGCTACCGGTAGCGGTATCGGTGAGACGCAGTTCACTGGTCTCGCGACAGGCGAGCGTATAGTGATTCCAGTAATGCAGCCGTTCGCTGTTTCCCTCCTGCAACGCACGGTGACAGCGCAGCAGCAGCGGGCAGTCCACCTGGGCGAGGGATTCCTGCAACTGCAGGGTAAGCCAGCGGCGGGTGTCGTCGGCGTTGCGTACCCAGCCCGCATCGATTGCATATTCCAGTCCCTGCGAGAACGCGTACCCCCCCACCGGCAGGCTGGCGCTGGATAACTGCAACAACCTCAGCAGCGCGCTGTCAGTGGTGATGATGCTCATGGTCGCCATGGTTGTGGGTATGGGCATGCCCGCCGCTATAGGCACCGGATTCCGGTACAAACACGGCCTGCTCTCTGGTCAAATCCAGTCCCAGCAGTTCCAGCATTTCTTCCAGTACGTGGTCGGGCACGATACGCAGCCAGGGCACATTGACACTGTTGCCCACCTGCAATTTCACATGGCGGTTACCCAGGTGATAGCAGGCGCGGCTGAAGGTGAGCCAGTCGTCGCAGCGGGCGGTGGTAACTGACTCTTCGGCCCCCTGTACCCGAATGGTTTTTCCACACTCGCTTTGCAGAATTTCCCCCACCAGCAGCGGCTTGCCCCGTTCGAGGAAAATCCGCACTTCGGCACCGTCAGCGGTGCTGGTGCGCAGGCGCCCGCGATCCCGTTGTAGATGGTCCAGGACCACGCAGCCATCGGCGGCAATGTCGGTGCGCACACCGAGGCGTTGATAGATATCCAGCGTCACACAGTACTCCTCGTGAAAAATCAGAACAGGCTGTAGCGTTGTGCCAGCGGCAACTCGCTAGCGGGCTCGCAAGTGAGCAGTTCGCCGTCGGCGCGCACCTCGTAGGTCTGCGGGTCCACGGTGACGTCCGGCTGCCAGTCGTTCAGCACCATGTCTTTTTTGGTGATGCTGCGGGTGTTTTTACACGGCACCAGCGTGCGCTGCAGGCCGTGCTGTTCCGCCACGCCGTTGTCCGCTGCCGCCTGGGAGACAAAAGTCACAGAGGTTTTTGCCGCCGCCAGCCCGTGGGCGCCGAACATGGGCCGGTAGTGCACCGGCTGCGGTGTGGGAATGGACGCGTTGGGATCCCCCATGGGGGCCGCGGCAATCATGCCGCCCTTGAGAATCATCGACGGCTTGATGCCGAAGAACGCCGGCTTCCACAGCACCAGATCGGCGAGCTTGCCCACTTCGATGGAACCTACCTCGTGGCCGATGCCGTGGGTGATGGCGGGGTTGATGGTGTACTTGGCGATATAGCGACGCGCGCGAAAATTGTCGGCGCCGGCGGTTTTACCGCTGCTGTCTTCGGCCAGGTTGCCGCGCTGCACTTTCATTTTGTGCGCGGTCTGCCAGGTGCGGGTGATCACTTCGCCCACGCGCCCCATGGCCTGGGAGTCCGAGGCGATCATGCTGAAGGCGCCGAGGTCGTGAAAAATATCTTCCGCGGCAATGGTTTCCTTGCGGATACGCGAATCTGCAAACGCAATGTCTTCGGGAATACTGGTATCCAGGTGGTGGCACACCATCAGCATGTCGAGGTGCTCGTCCACGGTATTGACCGTATACGGGCGGGTGGGATTGGTGGAAGACGGCAGTACATTGGAAGAGGCACAGGCCTTGATGATATCCGGTGCGTGCCCCCCGCCGGCACCTTCGGTGTGATAGGTATGGATGGCGCGGCCCTTGAAGGCGCCGATGGTGTCGTCGACGAAACCGGATTCATTCAGGGTATCGGTGTGTATTGCCACCTGTACATCGTACTTGTCGGCCACGGTCAGGCAGCAGTCGATCGCCGCCGGCGTGGTGCCCCAATCTTCATGCAATTTAAGGCCGCAAGCACCAGCCTCAATCTGTTCTTCCAGCGCCTCCGGCAGGCTGGCATTGCCCTTGCCGAGAAAACCGAAATTCATCGGCAGGCTGTCGGTGGCCTGCAGCATTTTGCCGATATTCCACGGCCCCGGTGTGCATGTAGTGGCGTTGGTTCCCGTGGCCGGGCCGGTACCGCCGCCGATCATGGTGGTGACGCCGGACATCAGCGCCTCCTCCACCTGCTGTGGGCAGATAAAATGGATATGCGCATCTATGGCACCGGCGGTGAGTATCGATCCCTCACCGGCGATAATCTCCGTACCCGGACCAATTACGATCTCTACGCCATCCTGAACGTCGGGATTGCCCGCCTTACCGATACCTGCGATACGTCCGTCTTTTACCGCCACGTCCGCTTTCACCACGCCCCAGTGATCAAGGATCAGCGCATTGGTGATCACCAGATCCGGGGTATCTTTGGACGGTCGCTGGCTCTGGCCCATGCCATCGCGAATCACCTTGCCACCGCCGAATTTCACTTCATCCCCGTAACGGGTGAAATCTTTTTCCACCTGCAGCCAGAGCTCGGTGTCACCGAGGCGCACGCGGTCGCCGGTGGTTGGACCGAACATCTGGGCATAACTTTCACGGTCCATGCGGCTCATGACTTCACCCCGGCAGTTTCATCCAGAGGGCCCATTACTTCACCCCGAAAACCGTACACCTCGCGCGTTCCCGCATAAGCGACCAGTTCCACCTCGCGCCCCTGGCCCGGCTCAAAACGCACCGCGGTGCCGGAGGCGATATTCAGGTGAAAGCCCCGCGCGATTTCGCGCTCAAAACGCAATGCCGGATTGACCTCGTAAAAATGGTAGTGGGAGCCCACCTGTACCGGGCGATCGCCGGCATTTTCCACCCGCAGGGTGCGGGTTTCACGGCCGGGATTGAGTTCGATATCGCCCTTGTCTTTGGCGACCTGAATTTCTCCGGGAATCATAATTGCCCTTATATTGTTCCAGCGCCTCAGCTAATCGGGTTGTGCACGGTTACCAGCTTGGTGCCGTCGGGAAACGTCGCTTCCACCTGCACCTCGTGAATCAACTCCGGCACGCCATCCATAACCTGGTCCGCGCGCAGGATCTCGCGGCCATAGCCCATCAACTCGGCCACACTCCTGCCGTCCCGTGCGCCTTCCATAATCTCCATGGTGATCAGCGCCACCGCCTCGGGATAATTCAATTTCAGTCCGCGCGCCAGCCGGCGCTCCGCAAGCAGCGCGGCGGTGAAAACCAGCAGCTTGTCTTTTTCTCTCGGCAGTAATTC
Protein-coding sequences here:
- the ureG gene encoding urease accessory protein UreG; translation: MQTGKKQTLRVGVGGPVGSGKTALLRELCSALREHYDIAVVTNDIYTQEDAKFLTNHEALSADRIIGVETGGCPHTAIREDASMNLAAIDELIARHGALDVVFVESGGDNLSATFSPELSDLTIYVIDVSAGDKIPRKGGPGITRSDLLIINKIDLAPLVGASLEVMDRDAKKMRGERPFVFSNLKAQKGLKDIIEFIVREGMLEEKSIPAIA
- a CDS encoding urease accessory protein UreF, whose protein sequence is MPIPTTMATMSIITTDSALLRLLQLSSASLPVGGYAFSQGLEYAIDAGWVRNADDTRRWLTLQLQESLAQVDCPLLLRCHRALQEGNSERLHYWNHYTLACRETSELRLTDTATGSALIRLLNQLQVESKLHSGDVSFTAAFAIAAHHWELGEDTALLGLVWSWLENQVAAATKLVPLGQTQAQQLIGDIQQQVPAAIKRAQRLEDCEIGAGLPALAIASARHEHQYTRLFRS
- the ureE gene encoding urease accessory protein UreE, with product MTLDIYQRLGVRTDIAADGCVVLDHLQRDRGRLRTSTADGAEVRIFLERGKPLLVGEILQSECGKTIRVQGAEESVTTARCDDWLTFSRACYHLGNRHVKLQVGNSVNVPWLRIVPDHVLEEMLELLGLDLTREQAVFVPESGAYSGGHAHTHNHGDHEHHHH
- the ureC gene encoding urease subunit alpha, whose protein sequence is MSRMDRESYAQMFGPTTGDRVRLGDTELWLQVEKDFTRYGDEVKFGGGKVIRDGMGQSQRPSKDTPDLVITNALILDHWGVVKADVAVKDGRIAGIGKAGNPDVQDGVEIVIGPGTEIIAGEGSILTAGAIDAHIHFICPQQVEEALMSGVTTMIGGGTGPATGTNATTCTPGPWNIGKMLQATDSLPMNFGFLGKGNASLPEALEEQIEAGACGLKLHEDWGTTPAAIDCCLTVADKYDVQVAIHTDTLNESGFVDDTIGAFKGRAIHTYHTEGAGGGHAPDIIKACASSNVLPSSTNPTRPYTVNTVDEHLDMLMVCHHLDTSIPEDIAFADSRIRKETIAAEDIFHDLGAFSMIASDSQAMGRVGEVITRTWQTAHKMKVQRGNLAEDSSGKTAGADNFRARRYIAKYTINPAITHGIGHEVGSIEVGKLADLVLWKPAFFGIKPSMILKGGMIAAAPMGDPNASIPTPQPVHYRPMFGAHGLAAAKTSVTFVSQAAADNGVAEQHGLQRTLVPCKNTRSITKKDMVLNDWQPDVTVDPQTYEVRADGELLTCEPASELPLAQRYSLF
- a CDS encoding urease subunit beta; this translates as MIPGEIQVAKDKGDIELNPGRETRTLRVENAGDRPVQVGSHYHFYEVNPALRFEREIARGFHLNIASGTAVRFEPGQGREVELVAYAGTREVYGFRGEVMGPLDETAGVKS
- a CDS encoding urease subunit gamma — translated: MELLPREKDKLLVFTAALLAERRLARGLKLNYPEAVALITMEIMEGARDGRSVAELMGYGREILRADQVMDGVPELIHEVQVEATFPDGTKLVTVHNPIS